The window CAAGTTCCTCCCCCTTACCACTGATGGCCTGCCTTAGAGCATAGTCAAGGACTAAAAAAAAGTCTATAATAAACAGAAAGGGTGCAAAGGTTTTTCCTTGTAGAACATTAGTTGTGATGTTAAACCCGGTCTGTCCCTCCATCCAGTGTGGTGACCTTGGCTCTCGTCTTGCTGTACATTGAGGTAATAGCTCTTAACAAAAGTGGAGGAACTCCATAGGCCTCCATTGTGCAAATCATCTTTGCTCAATGTATTGAGTCAAAAGCCTTCTTTAAAATCAATGAATGTGATGACTGCACTTTGCTTCTTCAATTGTGTGCCCAGGTGCCAGTATTTGAGATGTTGTATATCAATCTTCCCAGAAACCATTCTGATTTTTCCTCAGGAGTGGGTCAATGGCAGGTCCCAAATGATTTAGGATCATCCTGTTGATCTTCGCTGGGAAGTGAGATGAACACCTGGTTAAGAGGAAAGGCTGGTGCTTTGTGTACAGTCTGCTTGGGCATGGATTTCCTTAAAGAGCACGTTTAGCATGGCTATCTGCCTTCTGGATTGTATTGTGGCCCACTGTAGATACTTAAATCTGACTGTTCTATTTCATTTTGGCAAGTACATTCCTTTAAAGTGAGGCAGCTTAGCCAACCAGTTGGGGAATTTTGCATGTTGTTGCATGTGGGAAGAATCCATTTGTGACCGTTGTAAATAGCTAATAATTATTAGTTGCCTCCTTCCAGTGGAGGTTCTTACCATAACCTAGTTGTATTCCTTTATTAGTGGATTTCTTGCAAGGTAGCTTGACAACAAAGTGCTTtcccactataaacaaagcattaacATTTTTAATCGCATTTTCAAAGAGGAAATAAAATCTGATGTGATTCTTGTTCAAAGGATGCTTTGCGTGATGACCCTTCTGTCACTTGGTTGGTCGAATTTTATGCTCCTTGGTGTCCTCCATGTGTTAGATTTGCTCCAACATTTGCAGAGTTGTCTCTGAGGTAGGCAAACAAGTCaaactttttgttcttttgttctttttgttctgAGTAATGCAGTCTGAGTCTTGTATTCCTGGTAAcccttatattttaaacagagttaactgaatagagtgtaatgtgaagtgctcgatttctatcccatatgaaccatgtgagcgttagccctactgatgaaaatgggcccacacaaggacagagaaaaactctgaccagggtgggaattcatatgggatagaaatcgagcacttcacattacactctattcagttaactctgtttaaaatataagtgctacacggccaacatttgtataaacgtaacctttccttgtacttgtacatgttcattgccgtgactttaacatcttcagttcccacggcctgctcccgtctgaccttgttaGTTGTaggtcagtcggtagagcggcggagatctaacccgaaggtcgtgggttcaattcccaccctggtcagagtttttctctgtccttgtgtgggcccatttccatcagtagggctaacactcacatggttcatatgggatagaaatcgagcacttcacattacactctattcagttaaccttATCTACCTGAGGTTTCCCTTTTTGAGAGGTATTATTTTCCAGCAATAGAGTGGTACTTTTTGATGGAGGAGTTAACAAGGATATTTTATGCAAGGGAGGAATAAGACACTAACCATTTATTCCCCAAGGGACCACATGTTGATGATGAAGACATGTAGAGTCACAACTGGCATAACCCAatataatgattattattattattactggtaTATGTTGAGGTGTTCATATCATTGTTGCTATTATAGTTTAACCATTTAACAATTGACTTAAGTAGTGtttaattcattcattttgCAGATATAATCACAGTCACCTCAGATTTGGAAAACTTGATGTTGGAAAGTATCCTATAATTGCAGAAAAGTAAGGAAAGAAATAGCTCTTGTAAATAGGAAGATGGGAAAATAAGATTTTCTGGGCAAATAGAGAGATTTTCCAGATGCAAATGTAAGAAACCCATAAATAATCAAGTAATCTCCTTTGTTTCACAACATGATTTATTGTGAGGTGGTTATTAACATTGGAGTCTATACTGCTACCCCCTTTTTAGGAGATGAAGTCGACAGGGTTATGCGTCAACAATAATTTAACAAGAAGATACTTTATCCTTCAaaggttcttttatttttcgATCCGGTGTTTCTGTTGCATTTTTGGTTCCATCATAACCGTCTTATTCAACTGTCAGTTCTGTCCAATCGCAAGTGGCAAGTATGGTCTGCCAGCCCTTTCTTTGTGTTATCCATGGGGACGGGCTTATACCATTAAGGCTATCATACCCAACAAGAGATCTTGCCTAACATATGAAAGACCAGATGTTAATCTTAACAGTGCTTCTCTCAGTTTCTATTTCGACTGAATGCAGCAACAATTATtcaatatcaaaaatatcataatactctttgtttgtccctccaaaattttgcataagcattgtttttattttctcttgacttataatggtcccaagagaaactggaaacaatgcttatgcaaaattttggaaggaaaaacaaaaaacatcatggtatttttgatagaggctaataataattatttggcaCTGTATCAAAGAATGATGTGACCCTTTTTATAAACAGGAAGCCTGCTTGAAAACATGTGTTTAATAGGTGTTTCCATACCTTTCTCTCCCTGTCTTTTTAATCATCAGACATAAGGTTGATGGCTCCGTAGTTTCTAAGCAGCTTCCCAGTTTAATTCTCTACGAAGGAGGACGAGAAACGAAGCGTAGACCACTGGTGGATAGAAGAGGTGTCGTTGCTCCATATACATTCACTGAGGTGTGTTTTTGGGAAGTCAGTGGATTGTCTTGGGTGGAGGAAAGGCACTAGGTTCTAAAATAATGCGCTTTAATCGGGTTCAAAATTCAAAGGTGTCTAGTTTCTCTTAATCCTTGATTTCGCCCAATTAGATTGGTCAAAAGTCAGAATTCATTGAACCCTTGAATCCACCCAACCTACGAATTCATTAAACCCTTAAAATATTTCGAACTTTTTAATTCATCGATCCCTCGAATTCACCCAACCAGCGTATCGCGGTAATTTATACTGACTTATATAATCACCACGAAACTATGGATCAAATTACTTGATATACAGGTATGCAGAGCCAAACAAGCTTTCAAACACGATATGGTAGGCCAAGGCGTGAAATTTATCTCATTCCGTGAGATAACGGCATTTATTAATTTGGTTGGTATCGTCTTCTTTTCTGGAATCTACTTTCAAACTCCCAGGGAGTGAAAAAGATATCAGACACtgtgaagggggtagtttctaaagaagctgtggtgctgcgttggtggggaagtagtatacaaaaatattggttttatcaacggagttgataatgtaaattggcccccgtacagagattttaaaagctgacgtttcgagcgttaagcCTTCGTGAGAGCGAATGACGAAGGgcgaacgctcgaaacgtcagcttttagattCTCTGTACTGTGAAAAAATCTTTGGTTGGTTAGAAGAGAAGATGATGGGTCAGTCAGCCATGTCAGAATGACATCAAGACTAAGAATAttgcttcatttttttccttaaacTGATCTGATGCTTTCGGTTTTTTAACAGGTAAACATAGAGAGAGATTTCAACTTGCGAGATCTCAGAAAAGTGGCTcaggagaaagaaaaacttaaagaaaagaatTCAAGGAAAGATAAAAGCAAAGCAGAATGACAGCTTGAACCAAAAAAgacattttcaataaattttgtgGCCAAGCAACACTGAAGCAAGCTAAAGAAACAGTTAAAAtggagctttgattttaaatttgataaatggaatttttcaaagacatgGTTATCGTCAGTGCAAATTGAGTCGAATATTCCTAAagaaaatgttcccacggttacagttccaccgtagaattcaagggcacaggtttttctttcatttcaatccgcttGCTGCACAATCGAAGACCTGCCAGTGCCCTCTGGgggctgttagtgtcccaaacgaaacgataaaacgaTGGAAAAGACCCTCTTACACTTTGAACACGACACGTTGAGTTCGGCTTGGTATTTTCATTAGAGATGACAAAGACTCGTTGCCAACGCTCGCCTCCTCGTGTTCAAAGTGTACGAGGATGGCAGGGCTTCGATTGCGCGGCTAGCGGagtgaaatgaatgaaaaccctttttgcccttgaattctacggtggaattgaattgtaaccgtgggaacattttatccaggaatatttgactcaatttggTGGGGCTCGCTCCTCAGAatcagccttggtattttatcATCAGTTTAACCCGTTGACAACCGAGCAACTAATAATTGCTCAATTCGCATCGAATCTGGGAAAAAACCACACAGGAAAGAAGTGACCCACAAtagcaataaggttaggctttttaattgagaattttttgtaaaattatctCCTCAGGTcgtttatcgggattcccatacaaatccttataattatttttgttggctttccctcacgttgagcttggggcgcctgtggtgaGATTGTCCGCCATTGGCTAGAACCTGTCCTCGTCAAAATATGATAAAAGCGGGTAAACCTGTGTCAAACACTGACAGCCTCGCCGTCATTGCCAGGACACACAGCAGTCGTTGTGCCCTTTAGGCGCTGGTATGCCGGCTGACAATGTACGCGAATGAGAGATTGtccgaaaaatgaatatttggccgaGAGCTTGGGAAGTCCTCACTCGACTTTTTCTCACCCTCGCCACAATTTCGCTCGTCTCGACCCACCGAGAACCTGGAATAGACCATGAATATCGTTGTCAAAGTACCGACAACGCTGAACcattcgatttgtt of the Montipora foliosa isolate CH-2021 chromosome 14, ASM3666993v2, whole genome shotgun sequence genome contains:
- the LOC137985142 gene encoding thioredoxin-related transmembrane protein 2-A-like isoform X2, whose translation is MWIRDFELLSFLGIVLAVKNRKWKPATWQEVVSMIFMFSKIANFVLFARSDLRLGLIYLIFCLVLFLLFPEPSYSGPDEIQFFRGPALDDALRDDPSVTWLVEFYAPWCPPCVRFAPTFAELSLRYNHSHLRFGKLDVGKYPIIAEKHKVDGSVVSKQLPSLILYEGGRETKRRPLVDRRGVVAPYTFTEVNIERDFNLRDLRKVAQEKEKLKEKNSRKDKSKAE
- the LOC137985142 gene encoding thioredoxin-related transmembrane protein 2-B-like isoform X1 codes for the protein MKLASFKSLLSAHYILNSVACSLYVFLKSVKPFCEWLFPDDECQISWRDFELLSFLGIVLAVKNRKWKPATWQEVVSMIFMFSKIANFVLFARSDLRLGLIYLIFCLVLFLLFPEPSYSGPDEIQFFRGPALDDALRDDPSVTWLVEFYAPWCPPCVRFAPTFAELSLRYNHSHLRFGKLDVGKYPIIAEKHKVDGSVVSKQLPSLILYEGGRETKRRPLVDRRGVVAPYTFTEVNIERDFNLRDLRKVAQEKEKLKEKNSRKDKSKAE